The DNA sequence GAACCGTTGACCCTGTCCGAGGCAGAGACGATTGCCATCGAACGCGATGCCGTCGGCGAACAATTGCGACTGGAAGCGACCGCTGGCCGTGAGGCGGCGCAGGCTGCTGCCGTCCTGCCGGATCCGGAAATCCGCTTCGGTGCGATGAACCTGCCGGTCGACAGCTTCGCGCTGGACCAGGAACCGATGACGCAATTGCAGCTCGGTTTCCGGCAGGTATTTCCCGCCGGCGACACCCTGGAGCTGCTGGAACGCCAGGGCGAACAACTCGCTGCGAGCAAGACCTGGCAGGTCGACGACCGTGTCCGGCAGCTGCGCTTTGCACTTCACCAGGTCTGGTTCCATCGGCAGTTTGCCGCGCAATCGGCCGAGCGAATAGCCGACATCGCGATCGAGGTGAAACCGGTGCTGGCCGCTGCCGAGAGCCGTTACGCGACCGGTGGCGGTCGGCAGTCCGATTTCCTGGCAGCGAAACTGAAGCTGGATCGCCTGAGCGAACGCGAGCTCGCCTACCGGGAAGTGGCGCAGGCCGCGACCGCAAAGCTGACGACGCTGCTGGGCGATGCCGCTTACCGAACAGCACGACCCGCACAGCTTCCAGAGCCAGGCATGCTCCCGCAGCAAATCGATGCCCATCCCCTGGTCAAGGCGCAG is a window from the Gammaproteobacteria bacterium genome containing:
- a CDS encoding TolC family protein — protein: EPLTLSEAETIAIERDAVGEQLRLEATAGREAAQAAAVLPDPEIRFGAMNLPVDSFALDQEPMTQLQLGFRQVFPAGDTLELLERQGEQLAASKTWQVDDRVRQLRFALHQVWFHRQFAAQSAERIADIAIEVKPVLAAAESRYATGGGRQSDFLAAKLKLDRLSERELAYREVAQAATAKLTTLLGDAAYRTARPAQLPEPGMLPQQIDAHPLVKAQEERIAANETAVRLAEEKFGPRWMLDVSYGDRRGVDALGRERPDFASAMVSVSIPVFNRGAKKREVTAAESRRRAADWQRVDLLRQLQGRWQATLASLRVIDSQLALQDEQLLPTARSSRESMARSYANELVSLDDLVQSHLDLLDLELRRLELLKRRALLRAELLYLGGTEQ